A genomic segment from Candidatus Nealsonbacteria bacterium encodes:
- the apgM gene encoding 2,3-bisphosphoglycerate-independent phosphoglycerate mutase, which yields MKSNNKVLFLIIDGLGDSAIPEFNGKTPLESANTPNLDQLAKNGACGSVNAFLMPPFKLPDSSLSHFAAFGYDPKKYFPGRGICEALGVNFKLKEGDVALRVNFGTVDENLIIVDRRAGRIADTSELVKAISGIKIDGVSFIVKDSMSHRAVLVLRGTNISDKITDNDKKKMGIKPLRIKPRDKSREAIFTAKVLNEFLEKAHEILKVHPLNKKRKLPANYLLVRGVGKMKVIPSFEEKHGMKAVCIAGGDLYKGIARALGMKVLSVKGSNIFFDTNLKGEINSSVRSLKDNDFVFWHIKATDSLAEDGNFIKKRLFIERIDREIFPLMNLKNTLLVITSDHSTCSLKKSHCKKLIPTIISGPKVKADSVSSYSEKSCLRGSLGKMEQLNLMKKVKSFL from the coding sequence ATGAAATCAAACAATAAAGTATTATTTCTAATCATAGATGGCCTGGGAGATAGTGCCATTCCTGAATTTAATGGTAAGACACCTCTTGAATCGGCTAATACTCCTAATTTAGACCAGCTTGCCAAAAATGGGGCCTGTGGATCAGTCAATGCTTTTTTGATGCCACCATTTAAGCTTCCGGATTCATCTCTTTCACACTTTGCTGCTTTTGGATATGATCCTAAGAAATATTTTCCTGGAAGAGGGATTTGTGAAGCCTTGGGAGTTAATTTTAAATTAAAAGAGGGAGATGTAGCTTTAAGGGTTAATTTTGGGACTGTAGATGAAAACTTAATCATTGTAGATAGGAGGGCTGGAAGAATAGCCGATACCTCTGAATTGGTAAAAGCTATATCTGGCATTAAAATAGATGGCGTTAGCTTTATTGTTAAAGACTCAATGTCTCATCGCGCAGTTTTAGTTTTAAGAGGTACTAATATCTCCGACAAGATAACTGATAATGATAAGAAAAAAATGGGGATTAAACCATTAAGAATTAAGCCAAGGGATAAGAGCAGGGAAGCAATTTTTACTGCTAAAGTTTTAAACGAATTCTTGGAAAAAGCGCACGAGATACTTAAAGTTCACCCGCTAAACAAGAAAAGAAAGTTACCGGCAAATTATCTTTTAGTTAGGGGTGTTGGAAAGATGAAGGTGATTCCAAGCTTTGAAGAGAAGCATGGTATGAAAGCAGTTTGTATTGCTGGTGGGGATCTTTATAAAGGAATTGCTCGAGCGTTAGGAATGAAGGTTCTTTCAGTTAAGGGATCCAATATTTTTTTCGATACAAATTTAAAAGGAGAGATCAATAGCTCCGTTCGTTCTTTAAAAGATAATGATTTTGTTTTCTGGCACATTAAGGCAACTGATAGTTTGGCCGAGGACGGCAATTTTATTAAAAAGAGATTATTTATAGAAAGAATTGATCGTGAAATATTTCCATTGATGAATTTAAAAAATACCTTATTAGTTATAACATCCGATCATTCTACCTGTTCTCTTAAAAAGAGTCATTGCAAGAAGTTAATACCGACAATTATATCCGGGCCAAAGGTTAAGGCAGATAGTGTTTCTAGTTATTCTGAAAAATCATGCTTACGGGGTAGTCTTGGTA